Proteins encoded together in one Gemmatimonadota bacterium DH-78 window:
- a CDS encoding 6-bladed beta-propeller: protein MTRRAVVPASAAVALLLAACSGGDGPARAAFEVVDSAGVPTAVNSADATESAPALQLVEDLRLGTIDGPEPEQFVGLRQVVLDESGRLYLSDSGARTVRVFEEDGTFVRTIGRAGEGPGEFNNETLGIAVARDTLLVLDRFRLHAFDTSGEFLHSTQQELAGNEIASLFGAGDGAWFVGRSVLVRPPEEVGGATRDTVRVWPFDPATGAVGDPVVEVPGERRWSVPNGRLAGRWLTHAPHAAVGPNGRLYVTDGTAYAVTVHAADGRVIRRIRADLDPPPVSTDAVEAAVERTRAYYDSLGGGFVALADAFEQAQRELGPAEGRPITGRIVVAPEGAFLLERRDLDPDPHMRSSGDATTWDHIDREGRVIGRVVLAAGVRLQAFTGTHIVTVERDELGVSYAVRYAVQTSTRPPV, encoded by the coding sequence ATGACCCGCCGTGCCGTGGTTCCGGCGTCTGCGGCCGTCGCCCTGCTGCTGGCCGCCTGCTCGGGTGGCGACGGCCCCGCCCGCGCCGCCTTCGAGGTGGTCGATTCCGCCGGTGTACCCACCGCCGTGAATTCGGCGGACGCCACCGAATCCGCGCCGGCGCTCCAACTGGTCGAGGATCTGCGCCTGGGCACGATCGATGGCCCCGAGCCCGAACAGTTCGTGGGACTCCGGCAGGTGGTACTCGACGAGTCCGGGCGTCTCTATCTGTCCGATTCCGGGGCCCGGACGGTTCGGGTATTCGAAGAGGACGGCACCTTCGTCCGCACCATCGGGCGCGCCGGAGAAGGCCCCGGTGAGTTCAACAACGAGACGCTGGGGATCGCGGTCGCCCGCGACACGCTGCTCGTGCTCGACCGATTCCGCCTGCACGCCTTCGACACGAGCGGCGAGTTCCTGCACTCCACGCAGCAGGAGCTGGCGGGGAACGAGATCGCGAGCCTCTTCGGGGCAGGCGATGGCGCCTGGTTCGTCGGACGCTCCGTGCTCGTCCGCCCCCCGGAGGAAGTCGGAGGTGCCACCCGCGACACGGTCCGGGTATGGCCGTTCGATCCCGCGACCGGCGCGGTGGGAGACCCCGTCGTGGAGGTGCCCGGCGAGCGTCGATGGTCCGTGCCCAACGGACGGCTGGCGGGCCGCTGGCTCACGCACGCGCCCCACGCGGCGGTGGGGCCGAACGGTCGGTTGTACGTGACCGACGGCACCGCCTATGCCGTCACCGTTCACGCGGCCGATGGTCGGGTGATCCGACGCATTCGCGCCGATCTCGACCCTCCGCCCGTGTCGACGGACGCGGTGGAGGCGGCGGTGGAGCGAACGCGGGCGTACTACGACAGCCTCGGTGGCGGGTTCGTCGCTCTCGCGGACGCCTTCGAGCAGGCGCAGCGCGAACTCGGACCCGCGGAGGGCCGACCCATCACCGGTCGCATCGTCGTCGCGCCCGAGGGGGCGTTCCTTCTGGAGCGCCGGGATCTGGACCCCGACCCCCACATGCGCTCGTCGGGAGACGCCACCACCTGGGATCACATCGACCGCGAGGGGCGGGTGATCGGTCGGGTCGTGCTGGCCGCGGGCGTGAGGCTGCAGGCGTTCACGGGCACCCACATCGTGACCGTGGAGCGAGATGAGCTGGGCGTCTCGTACGCGGTCAGGTACGCGGTCCAAACCTCCACCCGCCCCCCGGTGTAG
- a CDS encoding 6-bladed beta-propeller, translated as MEIRDSAGVTIVDNRGEADSTFTLVSDLRLGSVEADAPDLFSDVVAVGVSPSGDIVVGDRMSTSARVFDETGGFIAAFGARGEGPGELSQLDDVMVVGDTVLLIDWQRGGTVSRYSSRGVLSHAVSMTMDDGVRLAPVAHDGASWLAGEYRNRTEVLDEGEIVEQRAVLLRYDWNDPAPGPEAYSRVAAHLYGVRTGSTSADWPLFGRVQMGDGFDGAGRYYDASITDYAVRVWGADGLERIVRRDVALVPITPEVVAQVRDGAVEKVDSLTRNAPVAVREQQVEQTREMVTRRASHMVADSVPPIAAILVGRDGSIWVNRRDGPDLVQVEVEAMYSGVLGMSSRATRWDVFAADGRFRGRLEVPPRTRVYAVSEHHAWGVALDDLDVPFVHRWSLEHLPG; from the coding sequence ATGGAGATCCGTGACAGCGCGGGCGTCACGATCGTCGACAATCGGGGCGAGGCCGACAGTACCTTCACGCTCGTCTCCGACCTTCGCCTCGGATCGGTCGAGGCCGATGCCCCGGATCTCTTCTCGGATGTGGTGGCCGTGGGGGTATCCCCGTCCGGTGACATCGTGGTGGGCGACCGAATGTCGACCAGCGCGCGAGTCTTCGACGAAACCGGAGGATTCATCGCGGCGTTCGGCGCTCGGGGTGAGGGCCCCGGAGAACTCTCTCAGCTCGACGACGTGATGGTGGTGGGGGACACCGTGCTCCTGATCGACTGGCAGCGCGGTGGAACCGTTTCCCGCTATTCCTCGCGGGGTGTGTTGTCGCATGCCGTTTCGATGACGATGGACGACGGCGTTCGACTCGCTCCGGTCGCGCACGACGGCGCGTCGTGGCTCGCCGGCGAGTATCGCAACCGCACGGAAGTGCTCGACGAGGGCGAAATCGTGGAGCAGCGGGCGGTGCTCCTGCGCTACGATTGGAACGATCCGGCGCCCGGCCCCGAGGCGTACTCGCGCGTGGCGGCGCACCTGTACGGGGTGCGGACGGGATCGACCAGCGCCGACTGGCCCCTCTTCGGTCGCGTGCAGATGGGGGATGGGTTCGACGGGGCGGGCCGGTACTACGATGCGTCGATTACCGACTATGCCGTGCGGGTCTGGGGTGCCGACGGGCTCGAACGCATCGTCCGACGCGACGTGGCGCTCGTGCCCATCACGCCCGAGGTGGTGGCGCAGGTGCGAGACGGTGCCGTCGAGAAGGTCGACAGCCTGACCCGCAACGCGCCCGTCGCGGTCCGCGAACAGCAGGTGGAACAGACGCGCGAGATGGTCACGAGGCGGGCGTCCCACATGGTCGCCGACTCGGTGCCGCCCATTGCCGCGATCCTCGTCGGGCGCGACGGCTCCATCTGGGTCAACCGCCGCGACGGACCGGACCTGGTGCAGGTGGAAGTCGAGGCCATGTATTCCGGCGTGCTTGGCATGTCGTCTCGCGCCACGCGGTGGGACGTGTTCGCGGCCGACGGGCGATTCCGGGGCCGTCTCGAAGTGCCGCCGCGAACGCGGGTGTACGCGGTGTCCGAGCATCACGCATGGGGTGTGGCGCTCGACGACCTCGATGTGCCCTTCGTGCACCGGTGGTCTTTGGAGCACCTCCCGGGATGA
- the ggt gene encoding gamma-glutamyltransferase has product MHRPIARLLMALPLLAACSAPDSTASATAAPDLGKRAVSENGVVSSALPQASEAGIEMLRQGGNAIDAAVATSFALGVGEPQMSGLGGGGSMLVWLQDEGRAEYVDFYSAQLVESWRGIEPLDSGTVNLRVVAIPGEVAGLLDAHERYGQLSLEQVMQPAIDLAENGFPVNQILADMIEASVDKLSQFPATAALYLPGGEPVAPGDVVRNPELAAALRRIADRGAAGFYEGETAEAMVQVMNEGGHPVSLADLTRFESQWKRPLCTEYRGYTVLSGPPPQTGVQLVHTLNLLESHDLAALGYPTQSAEAFDVVASAIRVANTDNRANSDPNWAEVPAVGLTSKAFAAQRASLVGTGRAAERYEQGDATSFNGEAPSAACAALDPWSPDAYAPNAAAGNDGPTEGGTAGEGGETTHLSVVDAQGNAVALTRTNSSTFGSGALASGFFLNNSGIDFSTRDPADAEAQGLNPWRIRNSTIAPTIVLEDGRAKMVVGAPGGGRIQSAILQTMIYVLDFGLDPLEAVRMPRIYPSAGAVEIETENGFNTATLGEVRAMGYVPTADADGYARVYVIARDGDRWIAAADPRHNGGARGY; this is encoded by the coding sequence ATGCACCGACCGATCGCGCGTCTCCTGATGGCTCTCCCGCTGCTCGCGGCCTGCAGTGCTCCCGACTCCACGGCGAGTGCCACGGCCGCCCCGGACCTCGGAAAGCGAGCCGTATCGGAGAACGGAGTGGTGAGTTCGGCCCTTCCCCAGGCGAGCGAGGCCGGCATCGAGATGCTGCGTCAGGGCGGGAACGCGATCGACGCGGCGGTCGCCACGTCGTTCGCACTCGGGGTCGGCGAGCCCCAGATGTCGGGACTCGGGGGCGGCGGAAGCATGCTCGTCTGGCTTCAGGACGAGGGTCGTGCGGAGTACGTCGACTTCTACAGCGCACAACTCGTCGAGAGCTGGCGCGGCATCGAGCCCCTCGACTCCGGAACCGTCAACCTGCGCGTGGTGGCGATCCCCGGGGAGGTGGCGGGACTGCTCGATGCCCACGAGCGCTACGGACAGCTCTCGCTCGAACAGGTGATGCAGCCGGCGATCGATCTGGCCGAGAACGGCTTTCCGGTCAATCAGATCCTCGCCGACATGATCGAGGCGTCGGTCGACAAGCTCTCGCAGTTTCCCGCCACGGCCGCCCTCTACCTGCCCGGTGGAGAGCCCGTGGCGCCGGGCGATGTGGTGCGCAATCCCGAACTCGCCGCGGCTCTGCGCAGGATCGCCGATCGCGGCGCCGCAGGCTTCTACGAGGGGGAAACCGCCGAGGCGATGGTGCAGGTCATGAACGAGGGCGGGCATCCGGTCTCCCTCGCCGATCTCACCCGCTTCGAGTCGCAGTGGAAGCGCCCGCTCTGTACCGAGTACCGTGGGTATACGGTGCTCTCCGGTCCCCCGCCTCAGACCGGGGTGCAGCTCGTGCACACCCTCAACCTGCTCGAGTCGCACGACCTTGCGGCTCTGGGCTACCCGACGCAGTCGGCCGAGGCCTTCGACGTGGTGGCGTCGGCCATCCGGGTGGCCAATACCGACAACCGGGCCAACAGCGACCCGAACTGGGCCGAGGTGCCCGCCGTCGGGCTGACCTCCAAGGCCTTCGCGGCGCAGCGGGCCTCGCTGGTGGGCACCGGGCGCGCCGCGGAGCGGTACGAGCAGGGCGACGCCACTTCCTTCAACGGCGAGGCGCCCTCGGCGGCCTGCGCGGCTCTCGATCCCTGGAGCCCCGACGCCTACGCGCCGAACGCTGCCGCAGGAAACGACGGCCCCACGGAAGGCGGTACGGCGGGCGAAGGCGGAGAGACGACGCATCTCTCGGTGGTGGATGCACAGGGCAACGCCGTGGCCCTCACGCGCACCAACAGTTCCACCTTCGGATCCGGAGCGCTCGCCTCCGGCTTCTTCCTCAACAACTCCGGGATCGACTTCAGCACGCGCGACCCGGCCGACGCCGAGGCGCAGGGGCTGAACCCCTGGCGCATCCGCAACTCGACCATCGCCCCCACGATCGTGCTGGAAGACGGTCGCGCGAAGATGGTGGTCGGAGCGCCCGGCGGTGGCCGCATCCAGTCGGCCATTCTGCAGACCATGATCTACGTGCTGGACTTCGGTCTCGACCCGCTCGAAGCCGTGCGCATGCCCCGCATCTATCCGTCGGCCGGTGCGGTCGAGATCGAGACCGAAAACGGCTTCAACACCGCCACGCTGGGCGAGGTGCGCGCGATGGGCTACGTCCCGACCGCGGATGCAGACGGCTACGCGCGGGTCTACGTGATCGCGCGCGACGGCGACCGCTGGATCGCCGCCGCCGACCCGCGGCACAACGGAGGCGCGCGGGGCTACTGA
- a CDS encoding carboxypeptidase-like regulatory domain-containing protein — protein sequence MTGSALSHAALLCLLGLAGSPLAAQSVRGRVVELETGRPVAGAGVQLIDPSGGRHHAVLSRSDGSFEVRATRTGRYRLRAEMIGRQTVESDPFDAGPDLESRHELALPPLPIAIRGLEVTGEQRCGPDIEAARDVHAVWGEVEKALRATDLTLAAAEHRFRLAEYERRRDEGSLDLVHEEATESEVVGGQEPFVSLEPASLAEGGYVREEAGEIWIYGPSIAVLLDRSFVDTHCFTLRRDDDRDRMLGVAFEPLPGRAVADLSGVLWLEENSGELRTLEFEFVNVPETLMRGDYRGQVEFLRLDGGGWVIERWWLRSPDPDNLFLVRERAAEILEIGG from the coding sequence ATGACTGGCTCCGCATTGTCGCATGCTGCGCTCCTGTGTCTCCTCGGCCTCGCCGGCAGTCCTCTCGCCGCGCAGTCCGTGCGCGGTCGCGTGGTCGAGCTCGAAACGGGGCGGCCCGTGGCGGGCGCCGGCGTTCAATTGATCGATCCCTCCGGGGGGCGACACCATGCGGTGTTGAGCCGGAGTGACGGCAGCTTCGAAGTGCGAGCCACGCGGACCGGTCGCTATCGGCTGCGGGCCGAGATGATCGGGCGTCAGACGGTGGAGTCGGATCCGTTCGACGCGGGGCCCGACCTGGAGTCCCGGCACGAACTCGCGCTTCCCCCGCTCCCGATCGCCATCCGCGGCCTGGAGGTGACCGGCGAGCAGCGGTGCGGGCCCGACATCGAGGCCGCGCGCGACGTTCACGCGGTGTGGGGCGAGGTGGAGAAGGCGCTGCGGGCCACCGATCTCACGCTCGCCGCCGCGGAGCATCGCTTCCGACTCGCCGAGTACGAACGCCGGCGCGACGAAGGCTCGCTCGACCTCGTGCACGAAGAGGCGACCGAGAGTGAGGTCGTGGGCGGGCAGGAGCCCTTCGTGTCGCTTGAGCCCGCGTCTCTCGCCGAGGGGGGCTACGTCCGCGAGGAGGCGGGCGAGATCTGGATCTACGGGCCGAGCATCGCGGTGCTGCTCGACCGCTCGTTCGTGGACACCCATTGCTTCACCCTGCGTCGCGACGACGACCGGGATCGCATGCTCGGCGTGGCCTTCGAGCCCCTCCCGGGCCGGGCGGTGGCCGATCTGAGTGGAGTCCTCTGGCTCGAGGAGAACTCGGGGGAGCTGCGCACCCTGGAGTTCGAGTTCGTGAACGTGCCCGAAACGCTCATGCGGGGCGATTATCGCGGTCAGGTGGAGTTTCTGCGGCTCGACGGGGGCGGGTGGGTGATCGAGCGGTGGTGGCTGCGCTCGCCCGATCCCGACAACCTGTTTCTGGTGCGGGAGCGGGCGGCCGAGATCCTGGAGATCGGAGGGTGA
- a CDS encoding glycerate kinase produces the protein MTLVVAMDSFKGALDARAACAAVARGIAAVRPDAVVIERPMADGGEGTGEVLHAVVGGRWATRTVTGPLPDMRVEGRLLMVPAWGPGALVEFASAAGIERVPSERLDPMRATSRGVGELIRVAVGLGARVVRLGLGGSATVDGGVGMARALGWRFLDAAGDEVAEGGGGLSGIRRLEAPVDDPLRGVSVEVLCDVENPLVGPEGAAAVFGPQKGATEEQVRVLDAGLVRLAQTVERDLGFEVAAIPRGGAAGGAGAGAVAFLGASLLSGVEAVMEATRLDEAIRGATHVLTGEGRFDAQSLHGKVVSGVAARARRHRVPVTVLAGRVAVDALRYRRAGIDAAIAISPNDLDDASARTQTARRLEESATEWAAGFATP, from the coding sequence GTGACCCTTGTCGTGGCGATGGACTCCTTCAAGGGCGCTCTCGACGCCCGGGCCGCCTGCGCGGCGGTGGCGCGGGGAATCGCGGCCGTGCGACCGGATGCGGTCGTGATCGAGCGACCGATGGCCGACGGTGGGGAGGGCACCGGCGAGGTGCTCCACGCCGTGGTGGGGGGGCGGTGGGCGACGCGCACCGTGACCGGGCCCTTGCCCGACATGCGGGTCGAGGGCCGGCTGCTGATGGTGCCGGCGTGGGGACCGGGTGCGCTGGTCGAGTTCGCCTCGGCCGCCGGCATCGAGCGGGTACCCAGCGAGCGACTCGACCCCATGCGGGCCACGAGCCGCGGCGTGGGGGAGCTGATTCGCGTGGCCGTCGGCCTGGGCGCCCGGGTCGTCCGTCTCGGATTGGGAGGCAGTGCGACCGTGGACGGCGGGGTCGGGATGGCCCGGGCGCTCGGATGGCGATTCCTCGATGCGGCCGGCGACGAGGTGGCCGAAGGCGGCGGCGGTCTGTCGGGAATCCGTCGGCTGGAGGCTCCGGTGGACGATCCGCTGCGAGGCGTGAGCGTGGAGGTGCTCTGCGATGTCGAGAATCCGCTCGTCGGGCCGGAGGGGGCGGCGGCGGTGTTCGGGCCCCAGAAGGGCGCGACCGAAGAGCAGGTTCGGGTGCTCGACGCGGGTCTCGTCCGTCTGGCGCAGACGGTTGAACGCGATCTGGGGTTCGAGGTCGCGGCGATCCCGCGCGGTGGCGCGGCGGGAGGTGCCGGAGCGGGGGCCGTGGCCTTTCTGGGGGCGAGCCTCCTGTCGGGTGTGGAGGCGGTGATGGAGGCGACGCGGCTCGACGAGGCGATCCGCGGAGCGACGCACGTGCTCACCGGAGAAGGACGGTTCGACGCGCAGTCCCTGCACGGCAAGGTGGTGTCGGGGGTGGCCGCCCGCGCGCGCCGCCACCGCGTACCGGTCACCGTGCTCGCAGGGCGGGTGGCCGTCGACGCCCTTCGATACCGGCGCGCCGGGATCGATGCGGCCATCGCCATCTCTCCGAACGACCTGGACGACGCTTCCGCGCGTACTCAGACGGCTCGACGCCTCGAAGAGAGTGCGACCGAGTGGGCCGCTGGCTTCGCGACACCGTAG
- a CDS encoding serine hydrolase domain-containing protein → MRTHHGPALRLLLGAALLSGCAEPVDPPSPLAASIDSILSVALDDGPLAGASVAVVRGGEPIFQGFYGLADVERGLPVTADTRFNVASVAKIIAAATVLRLAEEGRLSLDQPVVELLPELEGRAVLEGVQVRHLLDMTSGLPDYVSADLERWLQTREPLDPSFVLDELSRSEKVFDPGEQWMYTNTGFYLAGLIVERVAAAPWAEVVDAQVVSPLGLRATGLCDEMGAERSIGYEATDSGFVRSVQDAERGVRGDAGLCTTATELALLPDRLRSDGLTAASLQRMLAPTRLPNGTGVDYGLGVARGRLFGRNLWGHLGGSGSIVAALYHFVPDTVSVAVVVNTRQASLGGLELVADVAAAVLAVGSPSLPTAIPGDASLAAFEGRFVGDRSRTEYQMRVVENALVRSEPGDPESALALTRIGPLEFGRADWPLDRFLFHRMEGAVTGYSAYYNGIFDGYYARRD, encoded by the coding sequence ATGCGGACACACCATGGCCCGGCCCTGCGCCTGTTGCTGGGGGCCGCGCTCCTGAGCGGCTGTGCCGAGCCGGTCGACCCGCCGTCCCCCCTGGCGGCCTCGATCGACTCGATCCTGAGCGTCGCGCTCGACGACGGGCCCCTCGCCGGCGCCTCGGTTGCGGTGGTCCGCGGGGGGGAGCCGATCTTCCAGGGCTTCTACGGCCTCGCCGATGTGGAGAGAGGACTCCCCGTCACGGCCGATACCCGGTTCAATGTGGCCTCCGTGGCCAAGATCATTGCTGCGGCCACCGTCCTGCGTCTCGCGGAGGAGGGGCGGCTCTCGCTCGACCAGCCGGTGGTGGAGCTGTTGCCGGAACTGGAGGGCCGGGCGGTCCTCGAAGGCGTTCAGGTCCGGCACCTCCTCGACATGACGTCGGGCCTGCCCGACTACGTGTCGGCGGATCTCGAGCGATGGCTCCAGACGCGGGAGCCCCTCGATCCCTCTTTCGTTCTCGACGAACTCTCCCGCTCCGAGAAGGTGTTCGACCCCGGTGAGCAGTGGATGTACACGAACACCGGGTTCTATCTGGCCGGACTGATCGTGGAGCGGGTGGCTGCGGCGCCGTGGGCCGAGGTGGTGGATGCGCAGGTGGTGAGCCCCCTCGGGCTCCGGGCGACCGGGCTGTGCGACGAGATGGGTGCGGAGCGATCGATCGGCTACGAGGCCACCGATTCCGGATTCGTGCGCAGCGTGCAGGACGCCGAACGGGGCGTGCGGGGCGACGCGGGACTGTGCACGACGGCCACCGAACTCGCCCTGCTTCCGGACCGCCTGCGCTCGGACGGCCTGACCGCGGCGAGCCTGCAGCGCATGCTGGCGCCCACGCGCCTGCCGAACGGCACGGGTGTCGACTACGGTCTGGGGGTGGCCCGAGGCCGGCTCTTCGGCCGGAACCTGTGGGGGCACCTGGGGGGGAGCGGCTCGATCGTCGCCGCCCTCTATCACTTCGTGCCCGACACGGTTTCCGTGGCGGTGGTCGTGAACACGAGACAGGCCTCTCTCGGGGGACTCGAGCTGGTGGCCGATGTGGCCGCCGCGGTGCTGGCCGTCGGCAGCCCGTCTCTGCCCACGGCGATCCCCGGCGACGCCTCCCTGGCGGCGTTCGAGGGTCGATTCGTCGGGGATCGTTCGCGCACCGAGTATCAGATGCGGGTGGTGGAGAATGCACTCGTGCGTTCCGAGCCGGGCGACCCGGAGTCGGCACTCGCACTGACCCGGATCGGTCCGCTGGAGTTCGGGCGGGCCGACTGGCCCCTCGACCGCTTCCTCTTCCACCGGATGGAGGGAGCGGTGACCGGGTATTCGGCATACTACAACGGAATCTTCGACGGGTACTACGCGCGGCGCGACTGA
- a CDS encoding efflux RND transporter permease subunit, translated as MSAPRKDHGDRRGISSWSIVRPVGTLTLASVVVVLGLFFVQRLPLDLLPPIVYPQVRVNVNNSGVDPEVLEETIAKPLEAALATTENLVRMETDVTEGRVSLTLEFSYSTDIDFAMQDAAKNLETVRSRLPEEADPPTIFKFDPSQQAIFDAGFSSPTRDLIALRDFLDNRLRPQLLTIEGVASVDVAGGLTREIEVEFNPTRLQAFGLSVAQVTNALRAENQDVAAGRFQGSSQELVGRTTGKFRSVDDLRSLLLVTNGGQRVPLSQVAEVRDGNAEQRMWARLNGQPAVKLSIRKQPEANTVKVADEIEAKLASLRETNFIPADVEMRVLNNQASFVRASVNSVRNAAIGGGLLAMLVVFLFLGSLRKTFVIGLAIPLALLATFVMMGGGGLTLNIISLGGLALGIGLLIDNSIVMLENIFRHTEELHDDPLDAAHVGSSEVTSAVVASTATNLAAVVPFLLITGLTALIFRELILTISFAIIASLAVALTVVPSVAAQLAKVKFKSGVNRFPGIALLDRGVGAARRLYRRVGPSMVTLRYPIVIVGFASLAGASFLVRDLGTEFLPSVDSGNIGSFISLPPGSSPEETNQVVLELEQMIAEMPDVETVFSVAGGFIFGSSTAERAGRGSVEVRLVPLAERTLTADQWVQQMQAKVNERGFPGTRAFFRPPQISGLRTNRQGAPVALTIVGEDLEIQQEISRQLVAALSDIPGLENMEPSNEEGSRELTIELDRERAVELGLDVQSVGSTLRTAVDGTVATQYTEGNQQFDVRVTFPRETYRDPASVGSIPLFPSRAGGAPIYLRDVADVYTRIGPASILRENQNRIMRLTGDVIASEASVGEVADAVATRLATLDFPDGYAVILGGEADSIAEQGRQLTTVIVVAIFLVFVVMAVQYESLVNPFAILLSIPLSLVGVAVALWVTGSSLSAPVLLGVILLAGIVVNNAILLVEYIEQFQAEGHTRHEAVVEAGSVRLRPILMTSLTTGVGMLPLALGIGEGSSLMQPLAIAVVGGLGVSTLLTLFVVPSAYLILHGLVDRAKGALLRQESSAAPSEAIAGD; from the coding sequence GTGAGCGCCCCGAGAAAGGACCACGGCGACCGCCGCGGCATCTCGTCGTGGTCGATCGTTCGACCCGTGGGTACGCTCACCCTGGCCTCGGTCGTGGTCGTCCTCGGGCTCTTCTTCGTGCAGCGGCTCCCCCTCGACCTGCTGCCGCCCATCGTCTACCCGCAGGTGCGGGTGAACGTGAACAACTCGGGTGTGGACCCCGAGGTGCTCGAAGAGACGATCGCCAAGCCCCTCGAGGCGGCGCTCGCCACCACCGAGAACCTGGTCCGCATGGAGACCGACGTGACCGAGGGGCGGGTTTCGCTCACGCTGGAGTTCTCCTACTCGACCGACATCGACTTCGCGATGCAGGACGCCGCGAAGAACCTCGAGACCGTGCGCTCGCGGCTGCCCGAGGAGGCCGATCCGCCCACGATCTTCAAGTTCGATCCGTCGCAGCAGGCGATCTTCGACGCCGGCTTCTCGTCGCCCACCCGCGATCTGATTGCGCTGCGCGACTTTCTCGACAACCGACTCCGCCCCCAGCTCCTCACCATCGAGGGCGTGGCGTCGGTCGACGTGGCCGGCGGGCTCACCCGCGAGATCGAGGTGGAGTTCAACCCCACGCGGCTGCAGGCCTTCGGGCTCTCCGTGGCCCAGGTCACCAACGCGCTCCGCGCCGAGAACCAGGACGTGGCCGCCGGGCGCTTCCAGGGTTCGAGCCAGGAACTCGTGGGGCGTACCACCGGCAAGTTCCGCTCGGTCGACGATCTGCGTTCATTGCTGCTCGTGACCAACGGCGGGCAGCGGGTTCCGCTGTCGCAGGTGGCCGAAGTGCGCGACGGCAATGCGGAGCAGCGCATGTGGGCGCGGCTCAACGGCCAGCCGGCGGTGAAGCTCTCGATCCGCAAGCAGCCCGAGGCCAACACGGTGAAGGTGGCCGACGAGATCGAGGCCAAGCTCGCGTCGCTTCGAGAGACCAACTTCATTCCCGCCGACGTCGAGATGCGGGTTCTGAACAATCAGGCCAGCTTCGTGCGCGCCTCGGTCAACTCGGTGCGCAACGCGGCCATCGGCGGCGGGCTGCTGGCCATGCTGGTGGTGTTTCTCTTTCTGGGGTCCCTCCGGAAGACCTTCGTGATCGGGCTCGCCATTCCGTTGGCCCTGCTCGCGACCTTCGTGATGATGGGCGGCGGCGGACTCACCCTGAACATCATCTCTCTCGGGGGACTCGCGCTCGGTATCGGACTCCTGATCGACAACTCGATCGTGATGCTGGAGAACATCTTCCGACATACCGAAGAACTCCACGACGACCCGCTCGACGCGGCGCACGTGGGGTCGTCGGAGGTGACGAGCGCGGTGGTGGCCTCGACCGCGACCAACCTGGCGGCCGTGGTGCCGTTTCTGCTGATCACGGGACTCACGGCGCTGATCTTCCGCGAGCTGATCCTGACGATCTCCTTCGCGATCATCGCCTCGCTGGCGGTGGCGCTCACGGTGGTGCCGTCCGTGGCGGCTCAGCTCGCCAAGGTGAAGTTCAAGAGCGGAGTGAATCGCTTTCCCGGAATCGCCCTGCTCGACCGCGGCGTGGGGGCGGCGCGCCGCCTGTATCGTCGCGTAGGGCCGTCGATGGTCACCCTGCGCTACCCGATCGTGATCGTGGGCTTCGCCTCGCTCGCGGGCGCGTCCTTCCTGGTGCGCGATCTCGGCACCGAGTTCCTGCCCTCGGTCGACAGCGGCAACATCGGATCGTTCATCTCGCTGCCGCCCGGGTCGTCGCCCGAGGAGACCAACCAGGTGGTGCTCGAACTCGAGCAGATGATCGCCGAGATGCCCGACGTGGAAACGGTGTTCTCCGTGGCGGGCGGCTTCATCTTCGGCTCGTCCACTGCCGAGCGCGCCGGGCGGGGCTCGGTCGAAGTGCGGCTGGTGCCGCTCGCGGAGCGAACGCTCACCGCCGACCAGTGGGTGCAGCAGATGCAGGCGAAGGTGAACGAGCGTGGGTTTCCCGGCACCCGCGCCTTCTTCCGCCCCCCCCAGATCAGCGGTCTTCGCACCAACCGTCAGGGTGCCCCGGTCGCGCTCACCATCGTGGGGGAGGACCTGGAGATCCAGCAGGAGATCTCGCGGCAACTGGTGGCCGCGCTCTCCGACATTCCGGGTCTGGAGAACATGGAGCCCTCGAACGAGGAGGGCAGCCGCGAGCTCACCATCGAGCTCGATCGCGAGCGTGCGGTGGAGTTGGGCCTCGACGTGCAGAGCGTGGGGTCCACCCTCCGCACCGCCGTCGACGGCACCGTCGCCACCCAGTATACCGAGGGCAACCAGCAGTTCGACGTGCGGGTGACCTTCCCGCGCGAGACCTATCGCGACCCGGCCTCGGTGGGCTCGATTCCGCTCTTCCCGTCGCGGGCCGGAGGGGCCCCGATCTACCTGCGCGACGTGGCCGACGTGTACACGCGCATCGGGCCGGCGTCGATCCTGCGCGAGAATCAGAACCGCATCATGCGTCTGACCGGCGACGTGATCGCCTCCGAGGCGAGTGTGGGTGAGGTGGCCGACGCCGTGGCGACCCGCCTCGCCACCCTCGACTTTCCCGATGGCTACGCCGTGATCCTGGGCGGTGAGGCCGACTCGATCGCCGAACAGGGTCGCCAGCTCACCACGGTGATCGTGGTGGCCATCTTCCTGGTGTTCGTGGTGATGGCGGTGCAGTACGAGAGCCTCGTGAATCCCTTCGCGATCCTGCTCTCGATTCCGCTCTCCCTCGTGGGGGTGGCGGTGGCGCTCTGGGTGACCGGTTCGTCGCTGAGCGCTCCGGTACTTCTGGGCGTCATTCTTCTCGCCGGCATCGTGGTCAACAACGCGATTCTGCTCGTGGAGTACATCGAGCAGTTCCAGGCGGAGGGACACACCCGCCACGAGGCCGTGGTGGAGGCGGGGTCGGTGCGCCTGCGACCGATCCTGATGACCTCGCTCACCACCGGAGTGGGCATGCTCCCGCTCGCGCTGGGAATCGGCGAGGGCTCGTCGTTGATGCAGCCGCTCGCGATCGCGGTGGTGGGCGGACTGGGCGTCTCGACGCTGCTCACCCTGTTCGTGGTGCCCAGCGCCTACCTGATCCTCCACGGGCTGGTGGACCGCGCGAAGGGGGCGTTGCTTCGCCAGGAATCGTCGGCCGCGCCGTCCGAGGCGATCGCGGGCGACTGA